The sequence below is a genomic window from Lolium perenne isolate Kyuss_39 chromosome 4, Kyuss_2.0, whole genome shotgun sequence.
ttattgttctctgctgttctttgcaaacaaacatcattctccacaccatacgtttaatcctttgtttacaccaagccggtgagattgacaacttcactgttaagttggggaaaagtattttgattgtgttatgcaggttcaacgttggcgccggaatccctggtgttgcgccgcactacactccttcaccaacaaccttcacgtggccttcatctcctactggttcgataaaccttggtttcttactgaggaaaacttgctgctgtacgcatcacaccttcctcttggggttcccaacggacgtgtgcttcacgcgtcatcaaccgGCGCCAAAAAATGAATGCGGTCGAGACCCATCCTTTTTAAGGGCAGCAACATTGCCCTACCATTATGCACAACAAGCCCCCATCATAGCTTCAATACACCTAACTATTGTATCTAACTTTATAAAGATCGTCTACTGTATCTTTCCAGGGAGGAGCTATAAATTGGTGATGTCGTTCGCACCAGCAAGTACACCCCTACTGGTTGACCCCAAGGACACTTACATGAACATGCAAAAGAGttattaagacataaagtccaaccacCGATGTAAGTTTCAAGATCACCTAAGTTTATACTCTCGGTAATTAACGCGTTATTAATGGTCATGCATTTAAGAAATGGAACATTGTTTCTATCATCTCCTGCCATCCCAAACCTCTAAACACACAGAAAGGTGATAACATTATGCATTCCCTTAACATATGTATACACTTATACATCAGTACATGAGACTATTATAGAAGATAACAAACTTGTATTTAATCATAAACAAACTATTTCACTGTAGCCATGAATAAGTCACTACTCAAATCTAGAATAGAGTTCAACAGAACAAATGGACAAGCATGAGAAAACGGTTGCATTTACATCATGTTTTCCAAGAGATTACAGCTGGAGGTATAGAGAGGATACAGGGGTGTTGATGTAAATGTTAATGATGACCACGCCGGAGGGGTGTGGAGCCACCCAGGGCGATTCGAGCAGCGGTTCTCCCCTCCGATCTCTACCGGTGGTGTACTGCAGACTCTATGTTTATGTTTTTTCGATCTCCACCTTCGTGCCTCGTGGGATCGCGATTGTGGCCCCATTAATAGATGGTTTTAGGTCAAGACGAAAAGATCGACATGAAGATGGACAACAACGGAGCCACGAGGATGAGATGGGCCCCAGTGGCGCCACTGGGCCTATCTCGGCCCTTTCGCTGGCCCAGGTGAGATCCAAGTTCTCCGTGACTTTAGTCTTGATAAAATAATTGTGTACAAAAAAATCATAGGCCCTTTTGACTTCGTGAAGGTCCTTGGAAGTCAAAATTACGGGAAAAAAATTGTTTTTCGGCCCTACAAGGTCGTTACTATAGAAATAAAATAGATCTTATAGGAAAAATTCCCAAAATCATTGTAAATCATAACTATAACACCTTGTATTAATTAATAATTATAAAATATAGCACAATAAACTACAAAGAAAAGAGATGCATTAGATGGCCATGCCGCCTGTGCCACATTGACAGACAGTGTGCACGCCGAGGAGCTGCTGTTGGATTGCCCTGGAGAAGGGGCGACGCAGCAGCCACAGAGGGTGCTCGGTCAAATGCGCGCGGCAAGCCAAGTCGTGCATACACTTATTCAGCTTAATAATTGGCATCATATGATTGCATGACGACGAGAGAAATGATCTAAAAATACGCGAGTACACACATTGGCGCCCCATGATTTCTGTAGATTCCCAACGGCGGTCCACAGCCGCCTGGACCTCGACGAGAAAACGATCGATGCAACCCCAACGGGCAGCGGCGATGGCGAGTTGACCTGGCCTCATGCCACCGTCGCCATCGCTTGCCCGGCATGCACGAGCCTGGCTGCTGCTTCCGCCTATTGCCATCGGCGACTTGGCGAGTCGGCACCTGCCGCGGGGAGTTTTCTATTCGCCGTCGCACACGCACTGCCCACTGCACCCGCACCGGCACCGCGTATACATACTTCCTGCTCCTGCTTATTGCCATCGCTTCCTTTCTTGGATCACTCGCCacctccttctcctccccgtttcAACGCCTCCTCCTCCGAGCTCCTTTCTTTTCTTGCTCCGGCTGGTCGCAGCGTTCTGTCAATGGACGCGTTGCCGGGCTTGGCAGACGTGCCCGGagcggcgccgccgccgtacGCCAGCAAGTCGGCCGCGTTccccatcgccatcgtcatcgccatCGGCTTCATGGTCACCTCGCTCATCCTCGTCACCTACTACCTCCTCGTCGTCCGCTGCTGGCTCCGCGCCGGCGCCAACGGGCCAGGGGGCTCCCGCCTGCGCCGCCGCGACGGCGACGTCATGGACCGCGTCTCCGCCGTCTTCTTCACCGACGGCCTCGGCGCCGACGACCCGCCGCGCGGTGTCGACGCGGACGTCGTCGCCGCGCTCCCCGTCGTCAAGTACCACCGCCGGCGCCGGGCGGCCTCGTCCGCCGCGCTCGAGTGCGCCGTCTGCCTCTCCGAGTTCGTCGAGCGGGAGCCGCTCAAGATGCTGCCCGCCTGCTCCCATGCCTTCCACATCGACTGCATCGACACCTGGCTCTTCCACAACGTCAGCTGCCCGCTCTGCCGCACCGTAGTCACCGCCGAAGCTGCCAGCAGCAACAAGCAGGACAACCTCGACGCCGCCGCCGGCGACAGGCGGATATCCAGGCTCGCGGGAGGCTCCTGCCGGTTCCCCAAGCACGGCGACGTGCAGGAGCCCATCAGGCGGTCCTTGTCCATGGACTTCCTCCCGGGCCATCGCGGACGGAAGCCGCACAAGGAGGCCGTGCTGCCGAGCCATGCCGACGTGGCCGGCACCAGCAGCAGCGTCGCCAACACCCCAGGCGTCGGCGAGACGAGCGGGCGCTTCCGGCGGCTCATGTCGTCGTTCGGGCTCGGCCGGAGCTCGCGGAGCACGGTGCTGCCCATCGACCACCTCGACCCatgatgatatatatgcttgctcgCCCAATCTAGTTGTTGTTGAGGATGAATTAGCGTCAGTGTTCATGCAATGTACAGCTCGTAGGAGACTTTAGCTAGCTTTTGGACAAATTAATCCGGCCATTGCATTGATTTCATCTCTTGTGATCCCGAATCTTCATGTGTCAATATATCTTTGCGTGCATGCATACGGGCATTTCGGATCAGATGTCACTCAAGTGCAACATTGGCATTTGCCCTTCGTCTTAATTTGTGCGCGCGTGATCCGTCCATGTCAACCTTTGGTGCAAAATCGTGCATCATTTTGGATCAGATGTCACTTCATTACGTGTAACGTCGCGCACCAAATCTCTCGTGACAATAGTGTTGCGAAGTGCTGACACTTGCAACAAAAGGTGTGGCACGCCATGGATATTTCCTCGCTTGTTTCAATAAGTCACGCCTAACGTCCAGTCAACAGTTACCTGAATTTTGTATCACATAAATGGACGGTCTATCCAGTGTCGCCAACCCTAGGGGGCTCGGGGGTGACCGATCCGCTGGCCACAGGGCTCCTCCTCCGGAACTGTTCCCCTTCCCGGTCCCGGCTACCGCCGCCAGCGATCTCGTTGGGCAAAGCCTGGGCGGCGACAACGGCGGTGGGAGCCTCTTTGTGCACATTTGTGGCGGTGTGTTTGGTGTGTTTGGTTCCTGCAGGGACAACGCGGGGCCCGACGGCGAGCGCGTATCGACGGCGATGGTGGTGGCTCGGCCGCTATCCGGCGCGGGTGCCCCTGTAGATGCGCCTATGAGCCCCAAGTCGGCCGGGGCCATATGGGTTTGGGAGGGACTGCGTTTTTTAGCCTCGGAAGCAGGCAAGCTTCATGGTGGTGCTTGTCGCTCCTGCTTCCTAGCACCGAGGTGGTGTCGGTAGTGGCGGGCTAGGTGTCGATGTGTATGGTGGTGTCGGTAGTGGTCGGTGCGATTCTCCATCGTCGGTGTTCCTCTCCTCTCAGTGGTGGTGGCTCAAGCCAGGGGCTTTCGTCTCCGCCCTCCATCTGCAATCTAGCTTCGACTGCCTGAGGGGAAGTACGTTGGTCGGATTTGCCTTAGAGTCAAGATCGTGCTTTGGTGTGATTTGTTTGGTTCGTGACACGGTCCTGAAGCCATGTGCACCTCTTCTCGCCATTCATGGTAGAATTTTTGGCAAGGCGAGTTGTTTTTCATTAGGTTTGTTGATAGTGCATTGTTTGTCGCTCGGAGTTGTATCGTAGAATGGAGTTGTAACCTTCTTAGCGTTGTACAGGCCATCTTAGCATTTCTTCTATCTGATTAGTACATGTTTCATATTTTAGGtgtatttttgaaaaaaaaaacatttaGCTTTTGGACAAATTCTGAGTTGATCTCTTTTGTGATCTGGAATCTTCATGTGTCCATCTTTCTTCCTCGACCGTTCGATGGTTACTGACGCACCACCGAGAGACGTGCATGCATACGGGCGTTTCGGAACAGATGTCGCTCAAGTGTAACATTGGCATTTGCCGTACCGTTGGATATTTTCCCGGCCATTTTGGATCAGATCGATGTCACTCAACTGTAACTTCGCACACCAAATCACCCATGACAAAAGGTGTTGCTCGTTTCGTTCAAGACAAGATTGTGTGCCACTTGATTTCGATTTCATACTTGACAGTTGACACGAGATGTTTTGTTCTTGGCTGTCGAAACACGCCTGGACGGTGGCGATCGAGGAGGGGCCGTGCAGCCCAACGCCAGGTCACCACTTGGCTCTAATTTAGTTTATTGCCCTGCCAAGTCAAAGTCGCGACGTAACGGTAGGTTGTTGTTTAACCAACCAACGCATCACCTCTTTCGATCGTGAAGCAAACGATTTCTTTACCATTGGCAGCACACAGAAACGACCCATGATGCATCACCACTTTGATGTTTGTCTATCTTTTTTTCTACGTACGTGCATCATCAACGGTCGCATCTGTTAATTAAGAAATCGAGTGGCAACTGGCAAGCCGAGATGAAAGCTTCACCAGGACCACACGCCAAAACGACACACATAAGCACCATCTTCTTGATTAGGATCCTCTATAACATATGTGTAACTAGGATGTAGACTAGCGAAAGAAGAAAGATGGCAACATAGGCTTCCACGTTAGCTGCCGCTACCATATGCCCTCTCTCTGACCGGGAATTCGTGGGTCACCGCCCCCTCTGCTTGCCATTCATGCGGAGGGAGGGGATGGGGACCTCGGCTCTACTAGCGGCGTTGCAGTAATTAAGGTTCCCAAAGAAAGAGATTGGTCAACCGGCAGTGACTCTATGGTGGATATGGCGGTGTTGTGCGGGATACGAATAAGGTAAACACGCGTTGTTCACCTCACCGGTGATTGACTAGTGCGAGAATCGTCTGATCGCTGCTCCCATGGAGTGGTGGGTCTCGTTAGGACTACACGTTTTTCTTTTTCAATAAATGTCGTTtcatacatggagagagatttcgAGAGAGCTTACACCAGACTTCTGCATAGTTAGGATGTACACGGCCAGAGGAAGATGCATCCAAGATAATTTCATCCTCGTGAAGGAATCTGCTAAGCTTTTGCATCGCAAGCGGATCCCCTCCTTACTCCTCAAAGTGAATGTGGCCAAGGCTTTTGATTGCATCTCCTGGCATTTTCTTCTCAGCGTTCTCAGGCAGCGCGGCTTTGGTCTGAGGTGGATCAAGTGGATCTCTATGCTACAGCATTCGGCCAGCACTAGCATCCTGGTGAATGGATGCGCGGGAAGTGCTTTCAGGTATGGTCGTGGTCTCAGGCAGGGAGACCCCATCTCCTCGCTGCTCTTCGTCATCACCATGGATGTGCTTGGTGCTATGTTCCGGGCTACCGAGCGCGCTGGTTTACTTTTGGATTTGGCGGCGATCGGGCTTAAGCATCGTGTAACTGTCTACGCAGATGATGTGGTTGTTTTCGCCAAACCAGAATCTGCAGAGCCCGCGGCGGTTTGGGGCGTTCTGAGATGTTTCGGAGCGGCATCTAGGTTTCATGTGAACATGGGCTAGAGTTTGGCCGCTCCCATCCAGTGCTCTGGCGAGGTGGTGGATGTGCTGGCAGCGGCACTGTCATGCCCGGTGACGCAACTCCCCTGCTCGTATCTCGGCCTGCCGCTTTCCATAAGAAAGCCGCAGAAAAGCGAGCTATGCGTCGTGCTAGACAAGCTGGCAGGGAAGCTTCCTTTTTGGAAGGCTCGTCTTCTATCGCGGGAAGGGCGCGCGTATACGTCTAGGCGGTTATGACCGCGTCGGTGGTTTACTAGCTCATGGCTCTCGACCTGGATCCTTGGTTCCTCAAAGTTGTCGACAAGCTAGGACTGAGTTTTCTCTGGGCAGGGAAGGACGATGCGCATGGTGGATGTTGTCCCGTGGCATGACATCTGTGGCATGACATCTGGTTTGTCAACCCAAGAGCCTGGGAGGGCTAGGGTTGCATAACCTGCGGTGGATGAATGGTGCAGATCATGCTGGGAGATGGATCTTCGATCCTCTTATGGGAAGATGCATGGATTGGGGGTTTGTCTGTGGCGGCCATTGCGCCtgcgcttctcaagctcgttaggCCTTCAGTCTAGAAGCGTTTTTCGATGAAAGAGGGGCTGCTCGCAAATAGCTGGGCACTAGACATCGCGGGGGAGCTCTCTGTAGACGCAACGGTTGGTTATCTTCATCTTTGGGCAGCTGTCATGGCAGTTCCCTTCGACGGCATCGGACAGTTCCCTGCCTAGTGGTGGTcgtggttgttttttctgtttccGCAAAACTTGTAATCCGTTATTTTGGACATCTTGGTCCGTCTCAAACTTAATACAATAACACGCTGATCTCTTGCAggttctcgaaaaaaaaagtGAAACTAGCAGAAGAAGGTATCATTTGACGCCAATGGTGCAGTGGCGAAGCTGCATGTATGATATGATGTCAATTGACACGACAAAATTCTGTTAACTCTTCGATACTACTACCTCCGATTgaaggaataaggcgtcctcgtttttacgtgttttttgtttgactaagtattacttcaaatatataaagattgtttgtataaaattaatattattagaaATTGTTTTTTAATATGAATCCaatgatactaattacatataatataatcaagattttgttgctcaatttttatggtcaaagttcatcttaaaatacgtgtgcgccttattcTTTGCTATTAATTAACGCACTACCCTCCTTGCTATTAATTAACGCACTACCCTTGACCCTGCCGGCAATTTTAGCTCTATCACTGTTGTGGTGGTgttggaggaccaatccaaaaaaTCACGCCATCGTATTCATGTTAGGCAAAAAAATCGAACTGCAACTGCCAAGTCGAGGAAGGAAGCTTCACTAACACGACACGCCAAAACAAGAGACATAAGCACCCTCTTGCTTGATCAGGATCGATTACCGTTTACAATAAGTCCAACTAGGATGTGGATTATGCTCACGCACATGAACCTTGGGTGTCATGTCAGCGTTGGTTCACATTAGGGCGAAGCGTTGACCCTGCGTGTGCAACAGCCGATCGATCGATCGAGCTGTATAGAAGTGCGTGTTGCAGGCAATAATAATGAACGGTTCGCTTTGTCCTGCTGCGGCCTCTAGCTAAGACCTAAGATAGTCGTCGCATCTGCTTGCCCATGTGGATCTCCTCTTGATGATTAACCGTGCAAGTGGTGGTTGACTTCTATGCAGATGCAGCGTTCCTCGAGAAAAGGAGCACGCCGTCCTGTCGTGCCGACCCAACACTCGGTGACGAATCACGACGCTGGAGCTGGAGCTGTGTCGATCTCGGTCTCGCCATCGATCGGGCAAGTTGGATGATCTGAAGCTCTGTACACACACGCGCGATCTGTTTGACTCTGCGATCGTGCACCACGACGATCGATCGACCGCTGTGCCGATGAGGGGGACGTACGGGGAGGAATAATCGCCGGTGGCCGCGCGGCGTGCTGCAGTGCCGCGTCGCCGTCGGAGTGTGGCCACCGGCGACGGCGACGCCGACGCTTCTTCAGTTTTCCGTGGACGCGTACGTGCTTCGTGCAATAACACTGTAGCGCGGTAAACGGCTGAGATTAATGTGAACACTGCAGGGTGTCGCGTCACTGTGCCTGGGCAATTAAGTGCAGCAGAGGACGAGGCTGCGAAcgagccgtcgccgtcgccgtcggcgCGGGCCGCGCG
It includes:
- the LOC127296716 gene encoding RING-H2 finger protein ATL16, giving the protein MDALPGLADVPGAAPPPYASKSAAFPIAIVIAIGFMVTSLILVTYYLLVVRCWLRAGANGPGGSRLRRRDGDVMDRVSAVFFTDGLGADDPPRGVDADVVAALPVVKYHRRRRAASSAALECAVCLSEFVEREPLKMLPACSHAFHIDCIDTWLFHNVSCPLCRTVVTAEAASSNKQDNLDAAAGDRRISRLAGGSCRFPKHGDVQEPIRRSLSMDFLPGHRGRKPHKEAVLPSHADVAGTSSSVANTPGVGETSGRFRRLMSSFGLGRSSRSTVLPIDHLDP